Part of the Henckelia pumila isolate YLH828 chromosome 2, ASM3356847v2, whole genome shotgun sequence genome is shown below.
TTGGAGCAATGAGTATAGGCGCGCAAGTAAGGGGAGCCGTCATGGGAGGTACCAAGCACATTCTTTCCCATCAATCGGTGCCACAAAAGAGCACTGCattaacaaaacaaaaaaaacataaataaataaataaataaacaaaagggaaaatgttaaaattataaaatgaatctttattttctttaaaacCTCACCCGTAGAAATCCGGATTTGGGATGAAGGTAGTTGTGTTTAACAAAGCATAGTTTCCTCCGATCAATGCTTGCCTGCAGAAAACTTTGTGGTTGAATGTTGCGGTCATGCCCAATTGATCCAAATACCTGTTTTATAGATGGACAATCATCAGTCTGCGTGCATACAACATGTAACTTTACATACATAATAAACACACATATATACAAACCAGAATCCGTTAACAAAAGTATGAGAAACATCTTTGCCACCACTGTTATAAGCCCCTCCTCCTTCGCCAACCCAAGCCCCGGACCATGGCCCGAATAAGTTGACACTGTTGGAGGCGTCTTTATATGTTTGAGCAACTTGGTCGAGGAAATAGGGATCTTGAACCTTGTTGATAAGATTGGAGTCAACACCTGCAAAAATGCGAAAAATATGATGCGGACATGATAttatcatcaaattcaagatttGTCTCTTTTAATTAATAGGGTACCTGCACCAAGATTGTAAGTGTGGTGGGTTAAGCCATCGACCACATTTGGTCCCGTTGTCTGGAGGAATGTCTTGAACCATTGCTCGTCATAGAATCCACCGGGACCTAAGACCTTAGGTCGTGTAGAAGGGTCAGGATACACATCTTGGACTATTCTCTTGAGTTCAATAACATCTTTCCCATATTGATCTGCTTCTACTCTTCTTGATACCCCACTTCCGCAGAGCTCGTTGCCTGAAGAAAACAGATCAGTCTTTGAGGTCTAAACAAAACAAGAAAATCTTAAGCTAAAGAGCCGACCTAGTTCGTATGAGTCGATCTTGTATCCTTTAGAGGCCGTGTACTGCATGAAGTTATGGGCATTTTTTGAGTTCCAATCACCCACCATAAGCATGTCATCACCTTCAGCTCTCTTTCTTCCGATTAGAGCATTCAAGCCAAAAGTTATTTTAGCCCTGCAAAAAATCGACGCATATGTGAGTAATTTTTTCTCTTGAGtcagctatatatatatatatcatatggGATTAGGCTTACCCGGTATCGTTGAACAATTTGTTGAGTTGATCCCATCTGTCCATGTGGAAACAACCTCTGGTGAATCCAAACAGTTCGCCATCTCTTTTCTTAAAGTGTGGGCACTTCTTGATAGAGTCGCCAACTTTGTATAGAACTTGATCTTGTAGTGATCCTCCAAGTCTGATCCGAAGAGGGTTGAAGGCTGGTGCAAGTCCAAAGCATATTAATTACCATTTGATCACGTAAATTCCATGTCTAAAATCTCATATGATTAAACGAATctcatatgattatatatttatttaacataaaacatgcatatatatatcttatcttATTGGATAAATCTGAAAATATCCAATTCATATTAACAACATTAATTAACATTAACAAATTGAAACGTGAAAAAATTGAACTGGGTGgacaaaattttccaaaaaaaactACCATAATATTGATGAACTTAATTGTAATTTAGTAAACTAGCTAACCTCTTATGGCATTAGCAAGAATCTTGTTATCCAAATCCTGCGAAGTAGATACAAAAAAAAGCGTATATAAAAAATTAGACTCAAATTTAGATcagatatataaaattaatattgtaTGTAAGCATGCAGCACCAGATTGAGAAGGCCAGCTTGTCCCCATGGGCATTGACCGTAGTCGCATTTGTCCGAAGGCCACCAATCCAATGTTGCGCATATGAAGTTATCGTCTGTTTTTGCGATGTTGGTCACCGACTCCACATTCAACTTCACATCTTGCGCAAAAGCTATGTTGATCGCCGACTCCGAATTCAACTTCACACGATCATCCGCAAAAGCTAAACAAAAACTCGACAAAAACACACAAAATAGTATCATCTTTGGGACTAGTTGAGCCATGGCTTCGTGAAGACGAAAAGAatctttgtttgattttttttctaaaataagaGACGCTTTGTTTTTTCGTTGAAGAGAACATGAATGGGTTGATGAACACAAGGAATACGCTTAATTATAGAGGCAGCGTCCGAGCCTGGTTAGAGTTATTATTGGGAAAGGAGTCCCTTTTCTATTTGTgacaaaattatttgaaaaggaATTGATAAGTCAAATCTTCATCTTATAAAAATCTGTAAATTGAAAAATACCATGTCATTATCTATTTATCCAAAAGGATCGCTCTGTTGTTCAGACATCTGTAAAAGATTTGAGTTCAACTAGGAgtttattattttgaattgCGAATAATTTGATGGTCGGGAATTAAGGAAAATGGTTggatgaaaaacaaaaaaacaaaaaaaatcttgAATGAGTCGTTTAACAAATTATATCAACCAAATTCTTATTAGGGGTTATAAAAAAGACACTTATTACGAAGACAATAAAATTGAGTGGGAATTTTCCTACTTGACTGGAAATATTGTAATTTAAAGTTTCTATCTTAATAAAAGAATTacaattttcttttaaaaaaataaaataaaataaaatttacgtgtatttattattattatttttttagaagaCGTGTATTAATTTTTGTTCTATATATTGAGAAGTTGTTTTGCCCATGAATATTTGGATACGTAGGGGGTGTATCCAATGTGAGAAAATTAGTGACTTTCAAAGAGTTTTGTAGAGTTTTATTTTCAATCCAATTTTTTGCAAATTCTATAGGGGGTTTTAAAAAATCATgtgatataaattttatattagtgCCCTTCATATACGATGATGTACG
Proteins encoded:
- the LOC140884346 gene encoding heparanase-like protein 2, translating into MAQLVPKMILFCVFLSSFCLAFADDRVKLNSESAINIAFAQDVKLNVESVTNIAKTDDNFICATLDWWPSDKCDYGQCPWGQAGLLNLDLDNKILANAIRAFNPLRIRLGGSLQDQVLYKVGDSIKKCPHFKKRDGELFGFTRGCFHMDRWDQLNKLFNDTGAKITFGLNALIGRKRAEGDDMLMVGDWNSKNAHNFMQYTASKGYKIDSYELGNELCGSGVSRRVEADQYGKDVIELKRIVQDVYPDPSTRPKVLGPGGFYDEQWFKTFLQTTGPNVVDGLTHHTYNLGAGVDSNLINKVQDPYFLDQVAQTYKDASNSVNLFGPWSGAWVGEGGGAYNSGGKDVSHTFVNGFWYLDQLGMTATFNHKVFCRQALIGGNYALLNTTTFIPNPDFYGALLWHRLMGKNVLGTSHDGSPYLRAYTHCSKNSNGITTMLINMSNSTTFEVSVMNDMNLHPNGRKSKGDENNTQREEYHLTPQDGNIQSDVVLLNGTPLTLTTSSDIPDMKPQLVDNGSPIAVGPDSIVFATIKGFNAPACSN